One Pararge aegeria chromosome 4, ilParAegt1.1, whole genome shotgun sequence DNA segment encodes these proteins:
- the LOC120637573 gene encoding uncharacterized protein LOC120637573 — translation MFSFGGNVGDQEEAGGSTTTRKDTKCVSPDGPPEIYKVGIKVPPFYPDDPEIWFAQLEGQFALANITSDMTKFYYVIGHIEHQYAKEIKDIIVNPPAAQKYDKLKSELINRLSASKASKIKQLLRHEELGDRKPSQFFRHLRDLAGAEFPDEYLHTIWISRLPVNVQTVLAAQRSATLEEQAELADRIMDIASSKPNVHASVSPSPVDDDLRKEVSELRRQIERLTSKFSNRSRQSARQPQRGRSRSRSQSSYRKYPVCFYHSKYGNQANKCVRPCDFKTSENKKGSR, via the coding sequence ATGTTCAGCTTTGGCGGTAATGTTGGTGATCAAGAAGAAGCGGGAGGTAGTACAACAACTCGAAAAGATACAAAGTGTGTTTCACCGGATGGACCACCTGAGATTTATAAGGTCGGTATCAAAGTGCCTCCGTTTTACCCAGACGATCCCGAAATTTGGTTTGCTCAGTTAGAAGGCCAATTTGCTTTAGCTAATATTACCAGTGATATGACTAAATTCTACTACGTCATTGGTCACATTGAGCATCAATACGCGAAAGAAATAAAGGACATAATAGTGAACCCTCCAGCGGCCCAAAAGTATGACAAGCTTAAATCTGAGTTAATTAATAGATTGTCCGCATCGAAAGCGTCTAAAATTAAACAGTTGCTGCGCCACGAGGAACTTGGTGACCGAAAACCCTCGCAATTTTTCCGGCACCTTAGGGATCTAGCCGGTGCCGAGTTTCCTGACGAGTATTTACATACGATATGGATCAGTAGACTACCAGTAAACGTCCAAACAGTTCTTGCCGCGCAGAGATCGGCTACATTAGAAGAACAGGCCGAACTAGCAGACAGGATTATGGATATAGCTTCTTCAAAGCCCAACGTTCATGCTAGTGTAAGTCCATCACCTGTTGACGACGACCTGCGAAAGGAAGTATCGGAGCTGCGAAGGCAAATTGAGAGGCTGACATCCAAGTTCAGCAATAGATCTCGCCAGAGTGCCAGACAACCACAACGAGGGCGCTCACGAAGCCGTTCTCAGTCAAGCTACCGCAAATACCCGGTTTGTTTCTACCACTCCAAATACGGTAACCAAGCCAATAAGTGCGTTCGACCTTGCGACTTCAAAACCTCGGAAAACAAGAAGGGCAGTCGCTAA